The following proteins are encoded in a genomic region of Streptococcus cristatus AS 1.3089:
- the tmk gene encoding dTMP kinase has translation MKKGIFISLEGPEGAGKTSVLEALLPQLKEMGCELLTTREPGGVVISEKIREVILDKGHTAMDAKTELLLYIASRRQHLAEKVLPALEQGTWVLQDRFIDSSVAYQGYGRGLAVDDVEWLNQFATDGLKPDLTLYFDIDIKEGLARIARNKDREVNRLDLEGLDLHERVRQGYLTILEKEPERVVKIDASQPLEQVVADSLAAIKERFIKEK, from the coding sequence ATGAAAAAAGGTATTTTTATATCGCTAGAAGGGCCAGAAGGTGCTGGGAAGACCAGTGTCTTAGAGGCTTTGCTTCCTCAGTTGAAAGAGATGGGCTGTGAGTTGCTAACAACGAGAGAGCCTGGCGGTGTGGTTATTTCTGAAAAAATCCGCGAGGTAATTTTGGATAAGGGGCACACAGCCATGGATGCTAAGACCGAGTTGCTGCTTTATATTGCTAGCCGACGTCAGCATCTGGCGGAGAAAGTTCTGCCTGCCCTAGAGCAAGGGACATGGGTCTTGCAAGATCGGTTTATTGATAGCTCGGTGGCTTATCAAGGCTATGGCCGGGGCTTGGCAGTTGACGATGTGGAATGGCTCAACCAGTTTGCGACTGATGGACTCAAGCCAGATTTGACCCTTTATTTCGATATTGATATCAAGGAAGGTCTGGCTCGCATTGCTCGAAATAAGGATCGCGAGGTCAATCGTTTGGATCTGGAGGGTCTCGACCTGCATGAACGCGTGCGTCAAGGCTATCTGACTATTTTAGAAAAGGAACCAGAACGTGTCGTCAAGATAGATGCTAGTCAGCCGCTGGAGCAAGTAGTGGCCGACAGTTTGGCAGCTATCAAAGAACGGTTTATCAAAGAAAAATGA
- the yabA gene encoding DNA replication initiation control protein YabA, whose translation MNKKELFDALDDFSQTLLVTLAEVEAIKKNLKSVVEENIVLQLENDKLRERLGEVEQVAPVKINKNRDNLRKLYYDGFHVCTDFYGQRRENDAECMFCDELLFRE comes from the coding sequence ATGAATAAAAAAGAACTATTTGATGCCTTAGATGATTTTTCTCAGACGCTTTTAGTGACCCTTGCTGAGGTAGAAGCCATCAAGAAAAATCTTAAGAGTGTCGTGGAGGAAAATATCGTCCTCCAGCTAGAAAATGACAAGCTGAGAGAACGTCTAGGTGAGGTAGAGCAAGTAGCACCGGTTAAAATCAATAAAAATCGGGACAATCTCCGCAAACTGTACTACGATGGCTTTCATGTGTGTACAGATTTCTATGGTCAGCGCCGAGAAAATGATGCGGAGTGCATGTTCTGTGATGAGTTGTTATTCAGGGAGTAG
- a CDS encoding DNA polymerase III subunit delta': MTVEDLRQAQPKLTETFQQILEAGRLNHAYLFSGNFSSFAMALTLSQSLFCENRQGVWPCGTCRACRLIESEDFSDVTVVRPVNGIIKTERIRELVRSFSQSGMEGNRQVFIICDADKMHVNAANSLLKVIEEPQSEIYIFLLTADEHLMLPTIKSRTQIFHFRKNQDVLQHQLEEAGLIKSQAELLAAYSQTQEEADQLVSNKSFFELVNESQRFVKAALTNENQAYLQVAKLAKLAEDKDKQEQIFKILEVLLAKELGSEAGRKKLEDLLEAKKMWRANVSFQNALEYMILKASVQAR; the protein is encoded by the coding sequence ATGACAGTAGAAGATTTACGTCAGGCTCAGCCTAAACTTACAGAAACTTTTCAGCAAATTTTGGAAGCTGGACGGCTCAATCATGCTTATTTATTTTCAGGGAATTTTTCCAGTTTTGCCATGGCTTTGACCTTATCCCAGAGTCTCTTTTGTGAGAATCGTCAGGGAGTTTGGCCTTGCGGTACTTGTCGGGCTTGTCGCTTGATTGAGAGCGAGGATTTCTCAGATGTGACAGTTGTCCGACCGGTGAATGGCATTATCAAAACGGAGCGCATTCGTGAGCTGGTGAGAAGTTTTTCCCAGAGCGGTATGGAGGGCAACAGACAGGTCTTTATCATCTGTGATGCGGATAAGATGCATGTCAATGCCGCTAATTCTCTCCTCAAGGTCATCGAAGAGCCCCAGAGTGAGATTTACATCTTTCTTTTGACAGCCGATGAGCATCTGATGTTGCCCACCATCAAGAGCCGAACACAGATTTTTCACTTTCGGAAGAATCAGGATGTTCTCCAGCACCAGCTGGAAGAGGCTGGCTTAATCAAAAGTCAGGCTGAGTTGCTGGCTGCATATAGCCAGACCCAGGAAGAGGCCGATCAGTTGGTGTCCAACAAGTCTTTCTTTGAGCTGGTCAATGAGAGTCAGCGCTTTGTCAAGGCTGCCCTGACCAATGAGAATCAGGCTTATCTCCAAGTGGCCAAGCTGGCTAAACTGGCTGAGGACAAGGATAAGCAGGAGCAGATCTTTAAAATCTTGGAGGTCTTGCTGGCCAAGGAACTTGGAAGCGAGGCAGGTCGTAAGAAACTGGAAGATCTCTTAGAAGCAAAGAAGATGTGGCGAGCCAATGTGTCTTTTCAAAATGCTCTGGAATACATGATTTTAAAAGCCAGTGTACAAGCAAGATAG